A genome region from Fodinibius salicampi includes the following:
- a CDS encoding 6-bladed beta-propeller: protein MEKAKAIIKSWILCYAALFLLCSCTSQEEVEIPVDIKKTDNLTILSANQPVDSLYLEREESFGSTDDTLVLVGGSSRNLARVDDNGRVFIPDRQQNTIHVFAPDGRYVTHIGREGKGPGEFLIIGSISISQDQLYVSDDKLRKINVFSLDSLIFTHSISLNREPQEDSQNERLSTVIPTTSFLVTNDGNLLLEAMSIFPDEVEAGSGSETQKKEQGIYNWMNENGEIISDVILSLKSQRGITENFRGLSLEISLPVYERPLIAVSREGRIYAAQSGEFLVKAYDENGNYEQSFYYPYENSPLDRDDLVQRYDHGSNSPGLQAARTRDLPETWPALHSMLVDDENRLWISTIVDDQEVYQWWVLDAADGQLLARFRWPRNQDIQQIKDGKLYAKERDEDGVARIARYNIRIES, encoded by the coding sequence ATGGAAAAAGCAAAGGCAATCATAAAAAGTTGGATATTATGCTATGCCGCACTTTTCTTATTATGTAGCTGTACCTCACAGGAAGAGGTTGAGATTCCCGTTGATATAAAGAAAACGGATAATCTTACGATCCTTTCTGCGAATCAACCGGTGGACAGCCTGTATCTTGAGCGCGAAGAGAGCTTTGGCAGTACCGATGATACTCTTGTTTTGGTGGGTGGCTCTTCCCGTAACTTAGCGCGGGTAGATGATAACGGCAGGGTATTTATCCCTGATCGCCAACAGAATACCATTCACGTATTTGCACCGGATGGTCGTTATGTAACCCATATAGGCCGGGAAGGCAAAGGGCCGGGAGAATTTCTTATTATTGGCTCGATTAGCATTAGTCAAGACCAATTATATGTTTCTGATGATAAACTAAGAAAGATCAATGTATTCTCGCTTGATTCCCTCATTTTCACCCATTCTATCAGTCTTAACCGTGAACCTCAAGAGGATAGTCAAAACGAGAGGTTATCAACGGTGATACCAACCACCAGTTTTTTAGTTACAAATGATGGGAACCTATTATTAGAAGCTATGTCAATCTTTCCAGATGAGGTAGAAGCTGGTAGCGGTTCTGAAACGCAAAAAAAAGAACAGGGTATTTACAACTGGATGAATGAAAATGGGGAAATCATTTCGGATGTAATCTTAAGTCTTAAAAGTCAAAGAGGTATTACTGAGAATTTCAGGGGATTGTCGCTTGAAATTTCTTTACCGGTTTATGAAAGACCATTAATAGCAGTATCGAGGGAGGGAAGAATTTATGCGGCCCAATCGGGAGAGTTTTTGGTCAAAGCATACGATGAAAATGGCAATTATGAGCAGTCTTTTTACTATCCCTATGAAAACAGTCCGTTGGACCGGGATGACCTGGTACAGCGATATGACCATGGATCTAATTCTCCTGGATTACAGGCTGCGCGGACCCGGGATCTACCGGAAACCTGGCCGGCGCTACATTCCATGTTGGTGGATGATGAAAACCGCCTGTGGATTTCGACCATTGTAGATGATCAGGAAGTGTACCAGTGGTGGGTATTGGATGCTGCTGACGGACAATTACTGGCTCGGTTCAGGTGGCCGCGAAATCAAGACATTCAGCAAATCAAAGATGGAAAACTTTATGCGAAAGAAAGGGATGAGGATGGGGTAGCCAGAATAGCAAGATACAATATCAGGATAGAATCATGA
- a CDS encoding 6-bladed beta-propeller, translated as MQKNKITPLLYKSFLLLYVCFSCLAWGCTEKEQGQVQSAEPDSLSLHFEQELLIGDDGGISQEPVLASPSEIRTDREGNIYIADTKLSAVQVFDADGNFLRSIGGAGGGPGEFGAINAIEINNKQALMTIDASNKRITHFSKTGEVLSNYNSAEGSVIWPQYFRQMDKGNFLILQKKREIPGIEDPEDLHIQSTMLHLYDSTFTHLASFGHIDSLMDSPSDFTKIYTSTTNAGNFWSSEEGAVWYAPPIYAGRLYKFRKEENGWTLAQTLRGQLLPEKPLELDSDMQGTMAIVIYTDEGMESGSAYMKSVSLGIFEMKDGGLIHLSSQLQDGQRKTIAEVFDDEGTLKGVGQLEKFTFEKTVQEPLIADIWKDKADRFYIIDERGTPAVRIGRIAGL; from the coding sequence ATGCAAAAAAATAAGATAACTCCGCTCTTATATAAAAGCTTTTTGTTATTGTATGTTTGTTTTTCATGCTTGGCATGGGGATGTACAGAAAAGGAACAGGGACAAGTACAGTCGGCAGAGCCTGATTCCTTATCCCTGCACTTCGAGCAGGAGTTGCTTATCGGTGATGATGGAGGTATCTCGCAAGAGCCTGTGCTGGCGTCGCCTTCAGAAATAAGGACGGACAGGGAGGGAAACATTTACATTGCAGATACTAAACTGTCTGCAGTACAGGTGTTTGATGCAGATGGAAACTTCCTGCGTTCTATAGGCGGAGCGGGTGGTGGACCCGGAGAGTTTGGCGCTATCAATGCTATCGAAATAAATAATAAACAGGCATTGATGACCATTGATGCCAGCAACAAGCGCATTACACATTTTTCAAAAACCGGCGAAGTATTGTCAAATTATAATTCAGCAGAAGGGTCGGTGATATGGCCTCAATATTTTCGTCAGATGGATAAAGGCAACTTTCTAATACTTCAAAAGAAAAGGGAAATACCGGGTATAGAGGACCCGGAGGACCTTCATATACAATCCACGATGCTGCATCTCTATGATAGTACCTTTACTCATCTTGCTTCATTTGGACACATTGATAGCTTGATGGATTCACCGAGCGATTTTACTAAAATATATACCAGTACAACCAATGCAGGTAATTTTTGGTCGTCCGAAGAGGGAGCAGTATGGTATGCTCCTCCCATTTATGCGGGTCGTTTATATAAGTTCCGGAAAGAAGAGAACGGTTGGACGTTAGCTCAAACACTACGGGGACAGCTTCTTCCTGAGAAACCGTTAGAGCTTGATTCCGACATGCAAGGGACTATGGCAATAGTTATCTATACGGATGAGGGCATGGAATCAGGCTCTGCTTATATGAAAAGTGTAAGTCTGGGGATTTTTGAAATGAAGGACGGTGGCTTGATCCATTTGAGTTCGCAGCTACAGGATGGACAGAGAAAGACGATAGCAGAAGTTTTTGATGATGAGGGAACATTAAAAGGTGTTGGACAGCTGGAAAAGTTTACGTTTGAGAAAACAGTACAAGAACCATTGATAGCGGATATCTGGAAAGATAAAGCGGATCGATTTTATATTATTGATGAGCGAGGTACACCAGCCGTACGAATAGGTCGCATTGCAGGCCTTTAA
- a CDS encoding 6-bladed beta-propeller, whose protein sequence is MKNVSGLNDSTFIANVSSIESIHNQFFLSLYLGGGSSQILQLGPDLDLRGIIQRNGKGPGEFTSVTDMSIINDSLYVYNETQAKILVFDHNKKFIRETKISEASASHMAVDERSHFFLSTPSRSDPITKFSAEGQQITTFGRNTIGEDSRHYRRNSRMLFIYNDRLIAIGRSEPVLEVYSLEGTFLSTTRIDPPEIHELIAYVREENEDPDARGFSLLFFDAAIHNNNIYLLVAKHPNENTKAYDTNFTFLFKYKLNTGGGVTHEQTFKLFRSDQDKLMYGSALAVTDDHKIIVNDMMGKSLLMYEDERL, encoded by the coding sequence GTGAAGAACGTGTCGGGACTTAATGATTCTACGTTTATTGCCAATGTTAGTTCAATAGAATCTATCCATAATCAATTTTTTCTTTCTTTATATCTCGGTGGTGGCTCGTCTCAGATTCTACAACTTGGGCCCGACCTGGATCTACGTGGGATCATTCAACGAAATGGGAAGGGCCCGGGGGAGTTTACTTCAGTAACGGATATGAGTATTATTAATGACAGTTTGTATGTGTATAACGAGACTCAGGCAAAAATTCTAGTATTTGACCATAACAAAAAATTTATCCGGGAAACGAAGATATCAGAGGCTTCCGCTTCACACATGGCCGTGGATGAACGCAGCCATTTTTTTTTATCAACACCAAGTCGCAGTGATCCTATAACCAAGTTTTCCGCAGAAGGGCAACAAATCACGACGTTTGGTCGTAATACGATCGGTGAAGATAGCAGGCACTATCGTAGAAATTCGCGTATGTTGTTTATTTATAATGACCGATTAATTGCCATTGGAAGGTCCGAACCAGTGCTGGAAGTCTATAGTTTGGAAGGCACCTTCCTCAGTACTACCAGGATCGACCCTCCTGAAATTCATGAACTAATAGCGTATGTAAGAGAGGAAAACGAGGACCCTGACGCGAGAGGTTTTTCCCTTCTATTTTTTGATGCAGCTATACATAACAATAATATATACTTATTAGTGGCTAAACACCCCAACGAAAATACGAAGGCTTACGATACAAATTTTACATTTCTGTTTAAATACAAGCTGAACACTGGCGGTGGTGTCACCCACGAGCAGACCTTTAAATTATTTCGTTCTGATCAGGATAAGCTTATGTATGGTTCTGCGTTGGCAGTAACCGACGATCATAAAATCATTGTTAATGATATGATGGGGAAAAGTTTGCTTATGTATGAAGATGAGCGTCTGTAA
- a CDS encoding 6-bladed beta-propeller — MRSSTLILLLSVFFLSCSGEKSGERSPSTNQREASTTAEDTSQVREPVATEDSSKPAADSKLTPEIQFEREQRFGSTDEVVVGTIETFTVDDSGRVFIADRDQTTIHVYNPDGSYNTSLGREGKGPGEFSGIGSIKIHAGMLYAADRSPFPLRVHAYSLDSWEFSHTIPLWSNNRGAFEELNGKYPSQFYPRDDESFLVSYSRPGTDYLDEESFLHYYMQDENGEIISDKIFEQKDLRYLVYKYPDGYTVAYTFPFLEKSLFAISKDGLLYSARSKEFLIKVYNRNGKYLREIQHPFNQTELNQSELVVNTENKVRRKMINQHELPEDWPALETMFFYDENRLWVSTIVEDNEVYEWWILEDTGEVITKFEWPRDHPIEEVRNDKLYARETEDETGLEKIVRYDIVMTEQR; from the coding sequence ATGAGATCATCAACGCTTATACTGCTGCTTTCCGTGTTCTTTTTGAGCTGTTCGGGAGAGAAGTCTGGGGAACGTAGTCCATCCACCAATCAAAGGGAAGCATCAACCACCGCCGAAGATACAAGTCAGGTACGGGAACCAGTTGCTACGGAAGATTCAAGCAAGCCCGCAGCCGATTCAAAACTAACCCCTGAGATTCAGTTTGAGCGGGAGCAGCGTTTTGGTTCCACCGATGAAGTGGTGGTCGGGACGATCGAAACATTTACGGTCGATGACAGCGGCCGGGTCTTTATTGCGGACCGGGATCAAACAACCATTCATGTTTATAACCCAGATGGCAGTTATAACACTTCTCTCGGGCGGGAGGGAAAAGGTCCGGGTGAGTTTAGTGGCATAGGTTCGATTAAGATTCATGCGGGTATGTTATATGCAGCCGATAGGAGTCCCTTTCCCCTCAGAGTTCATGCCTATTCACTGGATTCGTGGGAGTTTTCTCATACTATACCGCTTTGGTCAAATAACCGAGGAGCGTTTGAAGAACTCAACGGAAAGTACCCAAGTCAGTTCTATCCAAGAGATGACGAATCGTTCCTTGTAAGCTACTCAAGACCGGGAACTGATTATCTGGATGAGGAAAGCTTTCTCCATTATTATATGCAAGATGAAAATGGAGAAATCATTTCTGATAAAATATTTGAGCAGAAAGATCTCAGATATCTGGTATACAAGTATCCAGATGGATACACAGTTGCTTATACGTTTCCTTTTTTAGAAAAATCCTTGTTTGCCATATCGAAAGATGGATTGCTGTATTCTGCACGGAGCAAAGAATTTCTGATAAAAGTATATAACCGGAATGGAAAATATCTGCGGGAAATCCAACATCCTTTCAACCAAACAGAACTCAATCAAAGTGAACTAGTAGTAAATACCGAAAATAAAGTGAGACGGAAGATGATCAATCAGCATGAGCTTCCCGAAGACTGGCCGGCTCTGGAGACTATGTTTTTTTATGACGAAAACCGTCTGTGGGTTTCAACTATTGTTGAGGATAACGAGGTATATGAGTGGTGGATACTCGAAGATACCGGAGAAGTGATTACTAAATTTGAGTGGCCCCGGGACCATCCCATTGAGGAAGTCAGAAACGACAAGCTCTACGCCCGCGAAACAGAGGACGAGACCGGACTTGAGAAAATTGTGCGGTATGATATTGTCATGACCGAACAGAGGTAA
- a CDS encoding HlyD family efflux transporter periplasmic adaptor subunit, with protein sequence MEVTNNLIDNGAPNRETPEGSDLPELNVRSAEVQEIIGRPPHWLVRGGIAAFMIILLLVLLSAWFVEYPETIKVPLKLTAVNAPKMLESKVNGKLVNLISENDTVVEEGEILAWLETTASHEEVIELSARVDSMYHWLINDHLNKFRNVKLSRFSDLGGLQTQFQAFDQAWREFKSFLPDGFYHKKRRILEEEMEYNQQLLDKLRQQKEIQTKDFKLSQQEYAMKKRLSEKELVAPMELAQHESKLLNQRLPLQQTESAIINNHITQAAKEQELMELDRQISEQKSVFLQELNALKSAIDEWKSNYLISAPLSGKIIYASILQEKQTLQTGQELFYIQPENTQFFGQLRVSQRSFGKIKEGQQVLVRFSGYPDQEFGTVTGEINYLSDIPVRDSVFIGKVNFPQGLTTNYGQELPPRDAMMGQAEIITQDMRLLERFYNNISKQLQ encoded by the coding sequence ATGGAAGTAACAAATAACCTGATCGATAACGGAGCTCCCAATCGGGAGACTCCTGAAGGCAGTGATTTGCCGGAGCTGAATGTCCGCAGTGCGGAAGTCCAGGAAATCATTGGCCGTCCGCCACACTGGTTGGTACGCGGAGGGATAGCGGCTTTTATGATCATTTTACTATTGGTATTACTGAGTGCATGGTTTGTTGAATATCCCGAGACCATCAAAGTTCCTCTGAAACTAACGGCAGTTAATGCTCCTAAAATGCTGGAAAGCAAGGTTAACGGGAAGCTGGTTAACTTAATATCCGAAAATGATACTGTGGTTGAAGAGGGAGAGATACTAGCATGGCTTGAGACGACCGCCAGCCATGAAGAAGTGATAGAACTTTCTGCCCGGGTTGATAGCATGTATCATTGGCTGATAAATGACCATCTGAATAAGTTTCGCAACGTAAAGTTGAGCCGTTTTTCTGATCTGGGCGGCTTGCAGACACAATTCCAGGCTTTTGATCAAGCCTGGCGTGAGTTTAAGTCATTTCTTCCGGATGGTTTTTATCATAAGAAACGTCGTATTTTGGAGGAGGAGATGGAATACAATCAACAACTGCTGGATAAGCTGAGACAGCAAAAGGAGATACAAACAAAAGATTTTAAGCTTTCCCAACAGGAGTATGCAATGAAGAAGCGACTTTCAGAGAAAGAGTTGGTCGCTCCCATGGAGCTTGCACAGCATGAAAGTAAACTGTTGAATCAAAGACTGCCTCTGCAGCAAACGGAATCGGCCATTATCAATAATCATATTACTCAAGCGGCTAAAGAGCAAGAGCTGATGGAGCTTGATCGACAGATTAGCGAGCAAAAATCTGTCTTCTTGCAGGAATTGAATGCTTTGAAGAGTGCCATAGATGAATGGAAATCCAATTATTTGATTTCAGCGCCGCTTAGTGGAAAAATAATATATGCAAGTATTCTCCAGGAAAAACAAACGCTCCAAACAGGGCAGGAGCTGTTTTATATACAGCCCGAGAATACTCAGTTCTTTGGTCAATTGAGGGTCTCTCAACGTTCATTTGGTAAGATTAAAGAGGGACAGCAGGTATTGGTTCGATTTAGCGGGTATCCGGACCAGGAATTTGGGACCGTTACGGGAGAAATAAACTATTTATCGGATATACCGGTCAGAGACAGTGTCTTTATTGGAAAGGTTAATTTCCCCCAGGGACTCACTACAAATTATGGTCAGGAACTGCCGCCCAGAGACGCGATGATGGGTCAAGCAGAAATTATCACCCAGGATATGCGATTATTGGAACGCTTTTATAACAATATCTCAAAACAATTACAATAA
- a CDS encoding peptidase domain-containing ABC transporter, producing the protein MNSFKLYLQHDQMDCGPTCLRMVAKHHGRSYTMETLREKSGINREGVSLLGISEAAESIGLRTVGAKLSWEQLKKEAQLPCIVYWNQFHFVVVYRIKGNKVYIADPAKGKVIYQKEEFLEAWLNAKQNGRSTGICLLLYTSPKFYELEDEEREGLDFGMLVRYVLPYKNLIVQLALGLLAGSILQLIFPFLTQAVVDIGIQTRDLNFIYLILIAQVMLFMGRTAVEFIRSWILLHMSTRINISILSDFLIKLMRLPMSFFDTKMVGDIMQRMEDHARIQNFLTSQMLGTLFSFMNLLVFSAVLAYYNMLIFSVFLVSSALYIIWVFLFLKKRRELDHRRFSISSSDQSKVIQLIQGMQEIKLNGCETQKRWEWERLQARLFQYRIKNLTLNQYQQGGAFFINEGKNIGITFIAAVAVVNGQLTLGAMMAIQYIIGQLNSPIEQLIGFVQSAQDAHISLERLNEIHTKEDEEPEEQMFVHRLPEKKDLAIEDLWFSYPGAGNEPVLKEIDLQIPEGKTTAIVGMSGSGKTTLLKLLLKFYQPDKGNIRLGKRSFKTLSPRTWRKHCGVVMQDGFIFSDTIAGNIAVGEDHPDLEKLEHAVEVANIRSFIESLPLGFNTNIGDEGNGISQGQQQRILIARAVYKDPAFIFFDEATNALDANNERTIMESLEEFFQNRTVIVVAHRLSTVKNADNIVVLDEGRLIEQGTHRELIHSEGAYFDLVENQLELDA; encoded by the coding sequence ATGAATAGCTTTAAGCTTTATCTTCAACACGACCAAATGGATTGCGGTCCGACCTGTCTTCGGATGGTAGCCAAACATCACGGCCGAAGTTATACAATGGAAACCCTGCGTGAAAAAAGTGGGATCAACCGGGAAGGGGTATCACTGCTGGGCATTAGCGAGGCCGCAGAAAGCATAGGATTGCGAACCGTTGGGGCAAAACTAAGTTGGGAGCAGCTAAAAAAAGAGGCGCAGTTGCCGTGTATTGTCTATTGGAATCAATTCCATTTCGTGGTGGTCTACCGCATTAAAGGAAATAAGGTATATATTGCGGACCCTGCCAAAGGGAAAGTGATATATCAGAAGGAGGAATTTTTAGAGGCCTGGCTCAATGCCAAACAAAATGGTCGGAGTACAGGAATTTGTTTGCTCCTTTATACCTCCCCGAAATTTTATGAGCTCGAAGATGAAGAACGGGAGGGGCTGGATTTTGGTATGCTGGTTCGATACGTCCTTCCCTATAAGAATTTAATTGTACAGCTGGCGCTGGGGCTGCTGGCCGGCAGTATCCTGCAGCTTATTTTCCCCTTTCTCACTCAGGCGGTGGTGGACATTGGAATTCAGACCCGTGATCTGAATTTTATTTACCTGATACTTATTGCCCAGGTAATGCTTTTTATGGGGCGCACGGCGGTAGAGTTTATCCGATCATGGATTCTGTTGCATATGAGCACCCGCATTAATATCTCCATCCTTTCCGATTTCCTGATCAAGTTAATGAGACTGCCAATGTCATTTTTTGATACGAAAATGGTGGGGGATATTATGCAGCGGATGGAGGATCATGCCCGTATTCAAAACTTTTTGACCAGCCAGATGCTTGGCACGCTCTTTTCATTCATGAATCTGCTGGTGTTTTCTGCTGTCTTAGCCTATTATAATATGCTGATTTTCTCGGTGTTTTTAGTCAGCAGTGCGCTCTATATTATTTGGGTGTTCCTGTTCTTGAAAAAGAGAAGAGAGTTAGATCACCGGCGGTTTAGTATTTCATCCAGCGACCAGAGTAAGGTCATTCAGCTGATTCAGGGCATGCAGGAGATTAAGCTTAACGGGTGCGAAACCCAAAAACGGTGGGAGTGGGAACGTCTGCAGGCCCGTTTGTTTCAGTATAGAATTAAGAATCTTACCCTGAATCAGTATCAGCAGGGGGGCGCCTTTTTTATTAATGAGGGAAAAAATATTGGTATCACCTTTATTGCGGCAGTAGCAGTGGTTAACGGTCAGCTAACGCTGGGCGCAATGATGGCGATTCAGTACATTATCGGGCAACTGAATAGCCCTATTGAACAACTCATCGGCTTTGTTCAGTCCGCCCAGGATGCCCACATCAGCCTGGAACGCCTTAATGAGATTCATACCAAAGAAGATGAAGAGCCTGAGGAACAGATGTTTGTACATCGTCTGCCCGAGAAAAAGGATCTGGCAATTGAAGATTTATGGTTTAGCTATCCCGGAGCAGGTAACGAACCTGTTCTGAAGGAGATCGATTTACAAATTCCCGAAGGTAAAACAACGGCTATAGTTGGAATGAGTGGAAGTGGAAAGACTACATTGCTCAAGCTATTGCTAAAGTTTTACCAGCCTGATAAAGGAAACATACGTCTGGGAAAGCGAAGCTTTAAAACCTTAAGTCCCCGGACCTGGCGGAAGCACTGTGGGGTGGTAATGCAGGACGGTTTTATTTTTTCTGATACGATCGCTGGAAATATCGCGGTGGGGGAAGACCATCCGGATCTGGAGAAGCTAGAGCATGCGGTAGAAGTTGCAAATATCCGATCCTTTATTGAATCGCTACCACTGGGCTTTAATACAAATATCGGTGATGAAGGTAATGGTATTAGCCAGGGACAACAACAACGTATATTAATTGCCCGTGCGGTCTATAAGGACCCGGCCTTTATTTTCTTTGATGAGGCAACCAATGCATTAGATGCAAATAATGAGCGTACCATTATGGAAAGCCTGGAGGAGTTCTTCCAGAATCGCACGGTTATTGTTGTAGCGCACCGGTTAAGTACGGTCAAAAATGCTGATAATATCGTGGTTCTGGATGAAGGGCGTCTGATAGAGCAGGGGACGCATCGTGAATTGATTCATTCGGAGGGGGCTTATTTTGATCTGGTGGAGAATCAATTGGAGCTGGATGCTTAG
- a CDS encoding 6-bladed beta-propeller translates to MLFTEKKATIYLLVLFITGCSFISDKTPQTENSVLNKLLQSAEITTINLDEIPVDTVLAQEENTMGKTRLPSLTSPATLDRPVDLAKIGDSLYVADGGQQCIWVMDNQGKWIRRIGRTGNGPGEFSGLEGIDGNSDYIFTFDKNNARIQVYDHQFNMKSSFERAAISSGREIVVNDHAIYMLADYTEQNNLIGKLKATPPFDTIGSFLSPIIPYGRQPLAYNNYVIAANNDNQVAMAFVGLPYLFILDSNQQVDQILYLESSLWEEIKKENPSVKPVEYASRENGRVVYYILHLYLSDNGSIYLRTQDAFYILGIENGSYRLKEAIEFVTNEKIVPGRSGSIRVPSKSMYVKGDTIYFASGFTEYIYRFPVR, encoded by the coding sequence TTGTTATTCACAGAAAAAAAAGCGACAATTTACTTATTAGTATTGTTTATCACGGGATGTAGCTTTATATCTGACAAAACTCCCCAAACAGAAAATTCAGTACTCAACAAGTTGCTCCAGAGTGCTGAAATAACGACTATCAACCTAGACGAAATTCCAGTGGATACGGTGCTTGCCCAGGAAGAGAATACTATGGGGAAAACGCGCCTCCCTTCCCTAACTTCTCCGGCAACATTGGACCGCCCAGTGGACCTCGCCAAAATAGGAGATAGCCTGTATGTGGCTGATGGTGGACAGCAGTGTATATGGGTCATGGATAATCAGGGAAAATGGATCCGCAGGATCGGACGCACGGGCAATGGCCCCGGTGAGTTTAGTGGACTGGAAGGAATTGACGGTAACAGCGATTATATATTTACGTTTGATAAAAATAATGCCCGTATCCAGGTATATGATCATCAGTTTAATATGAAAAGCTCATTCGAGCGGGCTGCCATAAGTAGTGGCAGAGAGATAGTGGTTAATGACCACGCCATCTACATGCTGGCGGACTACACGGAACAGAATAATTTAATTGGAAAACTGAAAGCTACTCCACCGTTTGATACCATAGGTTCATTTTTGTCTCCCATTATTCCTTACGGTCGGCAGCCTCTGGCTTACAATAACTATGTCATTGCTGCAAATAACGATAATCAGGTGGCAATGGCCTTTGTCGGTTTACCTTATCTGTTTATTCTTGATAGTAACCAGCAGGTGGATCAGATACTCTACCTTGAGTCCTCATTATGGGAGGAAATTAAAAAAGAGAATCCTTCTGTTAAACCGGTAGAATATGCCAGTAGAGAAAATGGGAGGGTAGTATATTATATACTCCATCTTTATCTATCAGATAATGGAAGTATATATCTTCGGACCCAAGATGCTTTTTATATACTTGGAATAGAGAACGGCAGCTACCGCTTGAAAGAAGCCATAGAATTTGTGACAAACGAGAAGATTGTACCGGGAAGATCTGGTTCCATACGTGTTCCTTCAAAGTCAATGTACGTCAAAGGTGATACTATTTATTTTGCTTCTGGGTTCACAGAGTACATTTACCGATTCCCTGTAAGATAG
- a CDS encoding vitamin K epoxide reductase family protein — translation MEETVVEYLKELNIPVSSKYCKKLILSHPDYPSLLSIADTLEQLGIRYQAARITKETVDKLEFPYLLQINGDRGELMLIKNRQDLPEIDNSDTYTHGAVLQVEPTDTITDEKNNEQRSEETFLKATAIILTAAIAGIVVISSIQVSSWMHALLLVTAIAGSMAGYLLIAKEVGITYELVESFCKQGKKINCDAVLQPDAAQLFGKVTLSDAVATYFIFQLVILSLFIPVAESAFSFLGILAVLSAMTIPIIGYSLYYQSVKLKTWCRLCLAIDGVLIVQSVLFGALYFENMIPLNDIHPGIIVDTGFLFIAIGTAILLFKNKLQKAKRATEGEIRATRIKNAPSVFMHLLTQQIQVNITSEEKDLGIGSPDAPITLLMVGSLGCSPCKEGFEKAIQLVRTYPQKISLRIRFLLSGATNGAVTPDMYLLHYWQKRIYGKRDESIRTKELLQTWYDFMDLELFKKEYSITLNGDGQEEGRELIDRWKRWFEKVDISRTPTFFINGYEVPKEYRMEELMGLIPGIVEEIPVTGMDEGIQNYSHITYK, via the coding sequence ATGGAAGAAACTGTAGTTGAATACCTGAAAGAGCTTAATATTCCTGTATCATCAAAGTATTGTAAGAAATTAATTCTGTCCCATCCCGACTATCCATCATTGCTGAGTATTGCCGATACGTTGGAGCAGCTTGGCATCCGATATCAGGCCGCCCGTATTACAAAGGAAACCGTTGACAAACTGGAGTTTCCGTATCTGCTCCAAATTAATGGTGACAGAGGGGAGCTAATGCTTATAAAAAACCGGCAGGATCTTCCTGAAATCGATAATAGCGATACTTATACCCATGGAGCAGTACTCCAGGTAGAACCTACCGATACCATCACAGATGAAAAAAATAATGAGCAGCGGTCGGAAGAAACGTTTTTGAAGGCTACAGCCATTATTTTAACAGCTGCTATTGCAGGAATAGTTGTTATTTCCTCCATACAAGTATCCTCGTGGATGCATGCTTTATTACTTGTAACAGCAATAGCTGGTAGTATGGCCGGATATCTGCTTATAGCAAAGGAGGTTGGTATTACTTATGAGCTAGTGGAATCGTTTTGTAAGCAAGGGAAAAAGATCAACTGCGATGCCGTATTACAGCCTGATGCCGCTCAGCTATTTGGAAAGGTAACCCTTTCGGATGCAGTGGCAACCTACTTTATTTTTCAACTGGTTATACTCAGCCTATTCATTCCAGTTGCCGAATCAGCATTTTCTTTTTTGGGAATATTAGCGGTATTAAGCGCTATGACCATTCCGATTATTGGATACTCTCTCTATTATCAGTCGGTAAAGTTAAAAACATGGTGCCGGCTTTGTTTGGCGATAGATGGAGTGCTGATAGTTCAATCAGTGCTTTTTGGTGCCCTGTACTTTGAAAATATGATACCACTAAATGATATTCATCCGGGGATAATTGTTGACACAGGCTTTCTTTTTATAGCGATCGGGACAGCAATTTTGCTATTTAAAAACAAGCTTCAGAAAGCCAAAAGAGCAACGGAGGGTGAGATAAGAGCAACCCGAATTAAAAATGCTCCTTCGGTATTTATGCATCTCCTTACCCAGCAAATACAGGTGAATATAACATCCGAGGAAAAGGATTTAGGGATTGGAAGTCCTGATGCCCCAATAACACTCCTGATGGTAGGAAGTCTTGGTTGTAGTCCCTGTAAAGAAGGATTTGAAAAGGCGATACAATTGGTTCGAACATATCCTCAGAAGATTAGTTTGCGCATCCGTTTTTTACTGAGTGGTGCTACTAACGGTGCTGTTACTCCCGATATGTACCTCCTGCATTACTGGCAGAAAAGAATATATGGAAAACGAGATGAGTCAATTCGTACGAAAGAGCTGCTTCAGACGTGGTATGACTTTATGGATTTGGAACTCTTCAAGAAAGAATATTCGATTACGTTGAATGGAGACGGACAGGAAGAAGGTCGTGAGCTAATTGACCGATGGAAAAGGTGGTTTGAAAAGGTAGACATTAGCCGAACCCCCACCTTTTTTATAAATGGATATGAAGTACCAAAGGAATATCGTATGGAAGAGTTGATGGGACTAATACCTGGAATAGTGGAAGAAATTCCTGTAACTGGAATGGATGAAGGTATACAAAATTATAGTCATATTACCTACAAATAG